In Nitrospirota bacterium, a single window of DNA contains:
- a CDS encoding Gfo/Idh/MocA family oxidoreductase: protein MIKVGVIGVGYLGAHHARIFSELKDVELIGVVDANGASAREVASRYGCKAYENHLEIMDSVDAVSIATPTTIHFPIAMDFLMAGKDILIEKPITSTVKEAEELIREAQARGLVLQVGHLERFNSGLSLIGSMIDNPRFIESHRLSPFSKRGTDVDVTLDLMIHDIDITLSLVGSEISDLRATGARVLTENIDAAHAWIEFENGCIAEIVASRISPEKVRQIKVFQRHTYLSLDYQSQEVLCYRKVADRIETEKIKPEKKEPLREELKSFIKCVRDRSTPVVSGVEGKEALAVALKISEVIKNGKKY, encoded by the coding sequence ATGATTAAAGTCGGAGTTATAGGCGTAGGTTATCTCGGGGCTCACCATGCTCGGATATTTTCCGAGCTAAAGGATGTAGAACTTATAGGCGTTGTAGACGCTAATGGCGCAAGTGCCCGTGAGGTCGCATCAAGATACGGCTGCAAGGCCTATGAAAATCACCTTGAGATCATGGACTCAGTTGATGCAGTGAGCATTGCTACACCGACTACAATTCACTTCCCGATAGCAATGGACTTCCTGATGGCCGGAAAGGACATACTCATCGAAAAGCCAATCACTTCAACTGTAAAAGAGGCTGAAGAACTTATCCGTGAAGCTCAGGCGAGGGGGCTGGTTCTTCAAGTGGGACATCTCGAGCGGTTCAATTCAGGGCTATCCCTTATTGGCAGCATGATAGATAACCCGAGGTTCATCGAATCTCACCGCCTCTCTCCTTTCTCTAAAAGGGGGACAGATGTAGATGTAACACTTGACCTGATGATACACGATATAGATATAACCCTGAGCCTTGTAGGTTCAGAGATATCAGACCTGAGAGCTACAGGAGCCAGAGTACTCACAGAAAATATAGATGCAGCCCATGCCTGGATAGAATTCGAGAATGGATGTATTGCAGAGATTGTTGCGAGCCGTATATCCCCTGAGAAGGTAAGACAGATTAAAGTCTTTCAACGCCATACCTATCTTTCCCTTGATTATCAGAGCCAGGAAGTCTTATGCTACAGAAAAGTTGCAGACAGGATTGAGACAGAGAAAATAAAGCCTGAGAAAAAAGAACCACTTAGAGAAGAATTGAAATCCTTTATCAAGTGTGTCAGAGACAGGTCAACGCCGGTAGTCTCAGGGGTCGAAGGAAAAGAAGCCCTGGCGGTTGCTCTAAAAATATCAGAGGTGATCAAAAATGGCAAAAAATATTAA